The nucleotide sequence CGCTACACCATCGTCCACTGGGCCGCGCTGGCGCCCGGCCTCGCCGCCGGGCGCTATCAGTTGCGCTGCCGCACGATTGACGCCAATGGCGCTGCTCAGCCCATGCCGCGCCCCTTCCCCAAGGCCGGCAACAACGCCATCCACCAGACCCCCATCACCATCACATAAGGGCCTGCCCCGAACATGCCCACCTGCTCCCTCTCCCACGGGGCTTACCCTTGCCCGCATGTTCTCGAGAACCTGCTTTAGCCCCCGAGGGGGCATTTGAGGGTCGCCCTGGGCTACGGCCCGGTCGCCCGCGTTCGCGGGCTACGGGCCCTGACATGTGGGCAAAGATGAGGGTTTGAAATCCCCCTGGGGCGGAGGTATGATGCAGGGGAGAGGACAATTCTGGAGCGCGCTGGTGAGACCCGTGCACTTGATGGCTATCCTGTTCGCATTGGCTCCGGCGGCGCAGGCAGGGGCGCTGCCGAAGAGCACGGTGGACCGCGTGGCGGCGGCCTGCGTGCTCATCCAGGCCATCGAGGGCCGAGAGGGGAGCGCCGGCTCGGGCTTCTTCGTGGGCCGCAACGAGGTGCTCACCAACTACCACGTCATCAAGAACGCCGCCGAAGGCGGGGCCAAGGTGACGCTGGTGATGGGCGCCGACCCGAAGACGCGCAAGCTCGCCAACGCCGATGTGGTCGCGGGCGATGAGGACCTCGACCTCGCCCTGCTGCGCACCGACCAGCCGTCCGTCCACATGCTGCGGTTCGCCACCGAACGCTCGCTCCAACTCACCCAGCCGGTGTGGGTGGCCGGCTTCCCGTTCGGCGCCAAGCCGGGCCTCGAGGTCACCCTGACCACAGGCACCATCTCGGCGCTGCGCCACGACGACGACACCGGCACGCTCCGCCAGGTACAGCTCGACGCGGCCGTGAACCCCGGCAACAGCGGCGGGCCCGTGGTGGACGCCGCGGGGAACGTGGTGGCCGTGACCGTGGCGGTGGTGAAGCCATCTGTGGGCAGCGGCATGGCCCTGGCCATCCCCTGTGGCGCAGCCGAGGCGTTCCTCAAGGCGGCCCGCCAGGCGAAGCACCGCTCGATGCGTCTCCAGGTGACCGGGCGGTTGCCCGTCCGCAACGTGCGCGTCACCGGCGGCCAGAAAGTCGAGGAGATCTGGGGCACCAGCCTGCACATCACGCTCCGCAGCACCCGCGACACCGATGAGCTGCCCACTCTCGCGGTCGAGGTGCTCAACCGCCGCCGCGAGGTCGTCGCACGCGAGACCCTCGAGGTCGGCGCCCTCGACGCCCGCGAGGAGAAGACCCTGAGCCTCCGCCTGCGCGGCCTGGGCTTCGACGACGTGGCGGCCTGCCGGATCGCCGAGTGACGTGGGCTGCATGGAGAGCGAAAGGCGGCTGGGAGTGGCTTGGGGACGAGGGCCGCGATGGCTGCTCTGAAATCCGCAATCCGCAATCGTCAAGCCCCGATCGCTCTCTACGCTGTCCTCCTCCTGGCTGCCCTGCTCCGCGTGGTGCCCCTCGGGCTGTCGAACCCGCGCTTCTTCCACGTGGACGAGTGGGACTTCGTGCAGTCGGCCGTGGGCATGTGGGCCGAGGGCACGCTGGACCCCGGCGCGCCCTACGTGCATCCCGGCCTTTACCGCTACTCGATCGCGGCAACCTATCCCCTGGTGTCGCTCGTCGTCCCCGATTCCGTGGACCGCAAGTGGGTGCCCTACGTGGCCGGGCGGCTCGTGAGCGCGGCGACGGGCGTGCTGGCCGTGTGGCTGGTGTATCGCCTCGCCCGCCGCATCCTGCCCGTGGGCGGCGCGCTCGCCGCGGCGCTCATCCTGGCCGTCGCGCCGCTGCACGTGCAGTTCTCGCACGTCGCCAAGCCCGATATCATGTCGGCGATGTTCGTGGCGCTGGCCACCCTGCTGGCATGGCGCCTGGCCGAGGCGCCCCAGCGGCGGCTCTACGTGTGGGCCGGCGTGGCGGTGGGCCTGGCCGTGGCGTCGAAGTACAGCGGCATCGTGGCTGCCGCGCCGGTGTTCGTCGCCCATCTGGCCGCTCCCAGCAGCCGGGCGTGGTGGAGGCGGCTGGCGGACCCGCACCTGTGGGTTGCCGCGGCGTGCAGCATCGTGGCCTTTGCTGTCACGTCGCCCTACACGCTCCTCAAGCTCGGCAGCGTGGGGGAGGGCTACCGCATTCTCATCGCCCGCCCGCCGAACCCCGAGGCGTTGCCCCAGGCGCCGGCGCTGGTGCAGTTGTGGGACCAGGCGCTGAGCTGGGTGACGCCGGCGGTCATGGTGCTCGCCGTGATAGGCGCCGTGGTGTGGCGGCGCGAGAGGCAATGGGCGGCCCTGGCCGTCGTCGGCTCAGTCGTCGTGGCCACGGTGGCGATGCTGTCGCTGTGGGCGGTGCAGCAGCCGTTCTACCTGCTGCCGCTGGTGCCCGCGATGGCGGTGCTCGCGGCGGCGCCAGTTGCCCGGATCGGCGCGTGGCGGCGATGGGCGGGGGGCGCGCTGCTCGTCCTGTGCCTTGTGCCCTCCGCGCTGCGGAGCGCGGAGGAGATCGTTCGCCTCTGGCAGCCCGGCACGCGGCAGCTCGCGAGGGCCTGGCTGGAGAGGAACCTGCTGAAGCCGCCGGGCTATATCCTCCGCGACTACGACAGCCTGGAGTCCACCGCCGAGGACTCGCTGCCCGTCATAGACGCCGGGTTCGGCTTCTACGACAAGGTGGACCGCGGCTATCTGAAGCGGCACGGCATCACCCACTTCGTCCTCAGCGACACGGCGGCGGCGACGGTGCACCTGACGCCCGAGGCTGCGCAACGCCGCTCCGAGGCCCACGCACGGCTCGTCGCTCTCGGTGAGCGACTGGTCCGCTTCCTCCCCAGCCGTTGGCGCGAGGGGCCGGGCATCGAGGTCTACAAGGTCAAAGACAGCGTGCTCGTGGAGTTCGAGCGCGAACGCGAGCAAGCCGCCGCCGATGCCCGCGCGAAAGTGAAGGCCGTCGAGGACAAGCTGGCCACGCGCCCCGGCGATGCGGCGTTGCACCTGGAGGCCGGCCGTCTGCTGTGCGACCTCGCCGCCCACAGCCGCGCTGACGAGCTCACGGCGATCTGGGAGCGCGCGGGCGAACACTTCCGCCAGGCGGCCCTGGCCAGCCCGAAGAGCGGCGACGCCCCCTACAACCAGGGCTGCCTGTACCTGCGCATCGCGGCCTGGACCACCAGCGCCCGGGGCCCCGAGGCGGCCGGCGCCTGGTTCGCCCGCGCGGCCGACGCCTTCCGCGCCGCCATCGCACGCGACCCCAGCCAGGCCGACTACCATTTCAACCTCGGCTTCGCCCTCTGGTCGGCCGTAACGCCCAACGAGGCGGCCCGCCGCCACGCCATCGAGGAAGGCACCAAGGCCTTCCGACGCGCAACGGAGCTGGACCCCGACATTCGCATCCCCGACCCCCACATCCTCGCCGTCGCCGAACGCGGCCCACAGCCGATGCATTGAAGGAACTGGGAAGGAACTTCTTGAAAGACAGTTCCTCCCCAGACCCCTGTTCAAGAACTCTCGCGCTGGACAGGCGGCGGCAAACCGAGTATTCTTCGTGGCATGAGCAAGTTGCGTCCGTTGCTTCTTTTCGGCACGCGGCCCGAGGCGATCAAGATGGCCCCGGTGGTGCTCGAGTGCCGCCGACGGCCCGAGGCCATTGACCCCATCGTGTGCGACGCCGGCCAGCACCGCGAGCTGCTCGAGCCCGTGGTCGAGTACTTCGGCCTCCGACCCGACCGCCAGCTCGACGTGATGCGCCCCGGCCAGTCGCTGGCCGAGCTGACGAGCGCCTCGCTGCCGGCCATTGACGCCTTGCTCGCCGAGCTGAAGCCCGACTGCCTGGTGGTGCAGGGCGACACGACGACCGTGATGGCCGCCTCCCTCGCCGCCTTCTACCGCTCGGTGCCGCTGGCGCACGTGGAAGCCGGCCTCCGCACCGGCAATCTGCGCGCGCCCTGGCCCGAGGAGCTCAACCGCCGCATCGTCGGCCTCTCCGCCGCCGTGCACTTCGCCCCCACGCGCCGCGCGGCCGATGCCCTCCTCGCCGAGGGCGTGCCGCCCGCCGCTGTGCACGTGACGGGAAACACGGTGATTGACGCACTGCTGTGGACCGTCGAACGCGAGCGCGCCCGTTCGGAGCACTGGGAGCGCAGGCACGCCGCGCTCGGCTCGCGCCGCCTGGTGCTCGTCACGGGCCACCGCCGCGAGAACTTCGGGCCGGGCCTCCAGGCTGTCTGCCAGGCGATCGCCACCCTCGCCAAGCGATTCCCCGACGTGGCCTTCCTCTATCCCGTGCACCTGAACCCCCATGTGCTGGTGCCGGTGAGGCAGATGCTGTCGGGCCGCCCAAACGTCCACCTCACCGAGCCGGCCGCCTATCCTGAATTCGTGTGGCTCATGCAGCGCGCGACGCTCATCCTCACCGACTCGGGCGGCGTGCAGGAGGAGGCCCCTTCGTTGGGCAAGCCCGTCCTCGTGACGCGCGAGACCACCGAGCGCCCCGAGGCAGTCGAAGCAGGCGCCGCCGAGCTGGTCGGTACCTCGTTCGAGGCCATCGTGGACCGCGTGAGCCTGCTGCTCACCGACGAGGCCGAGTACGCCCGCCGCCAGTTCGCCGTCAGCCCCTACGGCGACGGCCAGGCGGCGAGGCGCATAGTGGGGGTCCTTGAGAAGATGAGAGGTTGAGTGGATGGGTGGATGGATGAATGAGAAAGAGGCAAGAGGGCGTTCGTTGCCCTCATTCATCCAATCATCCATTCCTCCATGCATCCCCCTGTGGAGAGAAACCCGACATGAGCGCCACGGCCTCTCCTCCCTGGCGACGTCCTCGGAGGAAGATCCTCGTCGTCCTGCCCGCCTACAACGAGGAGGCGAACCTCGGCGCGCTGCTCGAGCGCATTGACCAGGCGATGTTCGAGGATGGCGAGGACTACGCGGTGATCGTGGTGGACGACGGCAGCCGCGACGCGACGGCCCGCGTGGCTGAGGACCACGCTCGGCACATGCCGGTCAGGGTTCTCCGCCACGAGCGCAACCAGGGGCTCGGCGCGACCATCCGCGATGGCCTCATGGCCGCCGCCGAAATGGCCGCCGACGACGATATCGTGGTGGCCATGGACGCCGACAACACGCACACGCCCGGCCTCATCCACAGCATCGTGCAGCGCATCACGGAGGGCAACGAGGTGGTCATCGCCTCGCGCTACCGCGCCGGCTCCTACGTGCGCGGCGTGCCGCTGCACCGCCGGTTCCTCAGCTATGCCGCGAGCCTGATGATGCGCGTCGTGTTCCCCACCCACGGCGTGCGCGATTACACGTGCGGCTACCGCGGCTATCGCGGCCGCGTGCTCAAGGACGCCGTGGCCAAGATGGGCCGCGGACTCGTGAGCGAGGACGGCTTCCAGTGCATGGTGGATATTCTGCTCAAGTTGCGCACGATGGGCGTGATCTTCGGCGAGGTGCCGCTGATCCTGCGCTACGACCTCAAGGGCGGCGCCAGCAAGCTGCGCGTCGGCCGGACCATCGTGCGCACCCTGTGGCTGGCCCTGCGAAGACGCCTGGGGCGATAGCGGAGGAGGATACATGGAGGAGTGGATGGATGTCAGAGAGAGCCGGCTTCTCTCCTTCATCCCCCCATCCACCCATCCAATCATCCCCTCCAGGGTCCCCACAAGGTCCTCTGCACATGACCACCTCTCCCTTCGACGCTGACTACTATCGGACATACTACCGCGAATACGCGCGGCAGAACCCGCCGCGCAAGCTGCGGTTTTATGCCCGCATGGTCGAGCGGCACACGGCGGCGGGCACCCCGCGGCGCATCCACGACCTCGGCTGCGGTTTCGGCGATTTCCTGGCCACCCTCGACCCCTCGTGGGAGATCTGTGGCTCCGACATCAGCGATCATGCCATCGCCCAGGCCGCCCAGCGGCATCCGCGCGGGGCGTTCAAGGTCGCCAGCGCCACCGACCGCGGGGTGTTCCCCGGCGCGTTCGGCGTAGTGACGGCTTTCGACGTGCTGGAGCACGTGGCCGACCTCGATGCCGTGGCCGCGGCAGTGACCGGGCAGCTTGCGCCTGGCGGCGCCTTTCTCTTCGTGGTGCCCGTCTACGACGGCCTCAGCGGCCCCATCATCCGCGCCCTCGACCGCGACCCCACCCACGTGCGCAAGTGGCCTCGCCGCCGCTGGCTCGGGTGGGCGGCGAAGCACTTTCGGGTGGTCGAATGGCTCGGTGCCGTGCGGTATCTGTTCCCGCTGTTCGGCTACCTGCACGTGACGACGCGCCTCCTCCGCCGCCACACCCCCGCCATCCTCGTCGCCTGCCGCAGGAACCCGTCGGGACGGTCGTAGCGACTGTCACCTCTCCTTGTCCATGCCCCGATTCGCCTGGCGACCAGAGAGCTCGGCGCGGTGCCCCCCGTCCCGGGCCCTCCTGCCGCGCAGAGGAATTGCATACTTGAACAACTATGCAATTCCTCTATCCGCACGCGTACACCCTCTCCTATGGCGAGAACGCACCACCATCACTGTTTGCAGTGCCTTCCTCAGGTGCGCCCCGCCGAATCCCCATCGGCCTGCGCCGTTCTGCCTCGCGCCGCGGCCCAGCAGGTCATGCGGCGCGGGTCGCCACACCAGAGCCGGTCGGCGGCCCAGGCGCAGGGCTTCGGCGGGCCGTCGCATTCAAGCTTGATCACTGGAAAGAGCCGCGTCGGGGGCTCCGCGGGCAGGCCACGGAGCGTCACGTGGTCGGCGGTCTGCGTGAAATCGAGCGGCTGGCCCGTCGTGAGCAGCGTCGCGCGCAGCACCCGCGTCGCCAGGCCGCCGAGGGCGAGGGTCGGCCGCCCATCCCAGAAGCGGATGACGAGGTACAGGTTGTTGCCCTTGCGCGTCTGGCGGCCATAGGTGATGAACTCGCAGACCTCGCCCGCCTCGGAGCCGTAGATGCACTCGCCGTGGACGCGCAGCCACTCGCCGATGGCGCGCGCCCGCTCGACGAATTCGAGCGGAAGCTGGCCGTCGGGCTTGGGCCCCACGTTCAGCAGCAGGTTCCCGCCCTTGCTCGCGGCCTCGACGAGCATGTCGAGCAACAGGTCGGCCGGCCGCCAGCGCTCGCCGATCGCGTAAC is from Planctomycetota bacterium and encodes:
- a CDS encoding serine protease, producing the protein MRPVHLMAILFALAPAAQAGALPKSTVDRVAAACVLIQAIEGREGSAGSGFFVGRNEVLTNYHVIKNAAEGGAKVTLVMGADPKTRKLANADVVAGDEDLDLALLRTDQPSVHMLRFATERSLQLTQPVWVAGFPFGAKPGLEVTLTTGTISALRHDDDTGTLRQVQLDAAVNPGNSGGPVVDAAGNVVAVTVAVVKPSVGSGMALAIPCGAAEAFLKAARQAKHRSMRLQVTGRLPVRNVRVTGGQKVEEIWGTSLHITLRSTRDTDELPTLAVEVLNRRREVVARETLEVGALDAREEKTLSLRLRGLGFDDVAACRIAE
- a CDS encoding glycosyltransferase family 39 protein, encoding MAALKSAIRNRQAPIALYAVLLLAALLRVVPLGLSNPRFFHVDEWDFVQSAVGMWAEGTLDPGAPYVHPGLYRYSIAATYPLVSLVVPDSVDRKWVPYVAGRLVSAATGVLAVWLVYRLARRILPVGGALAAALILAVAPLHVQFSHVAKPDIMSAMFVALATLLAWRLAEAPQRRLYVWAGVAVGLAVASKYSGIVAAAPVFVAHLAAPSSRAWWRRLADPHLWVAAACSIVAFAVTSPYTLLKLGSVGEGYRILIARPPNPEALPQAPALVQLWDQALSWVTPAVMVLAVIGAVVWRRERQWAALAVVGSVVVATVAMLSLWAVQQPFYLLPLVPAMAVLAAAPVARIGAWRRWAGGALLVLCLVPSALRSAEEIVRLWQPGTRQLARAWLERNLLKPPGYILRDYDSLESTAEDSLPVIDAGFGFYDKVDRGYLKRHGITHFVLSDTAAATVHLTPEAAQRRSEAHARLVALGERLVRFLPSRWREGPGIEVYKVKDSVLVEFEREREQAAADARAKVKAVEDKLATRPGDAALHLEAGRLLCDLAAHSRADELTAIWERAGEHFRQAALASPKSGDAPYNQGCLYLRIAAWTTSARGPEAAGAWFARAADAFRAAIARDPSQADYHFNLGFALWSAVTPNEAARRHAIEEGTKAFRRATELDPDIRIPDPHILAVAERGPQPMH
- the wecB gene encoding UDP-N-acetylglucosamine 2-epimerase (non-hydrolyzing) codes for the protein MSKLRPLLLFGTRPEAIKMAPVVLECRRRPEAIDPIVCDAGQHRELLEPVVEYFGLRPDRQLDVMRPGQSLAELTSASLPAIDALLAELKPDCLVVQGDTTTVMAASLAAFYRSVPLAHVEAGLRTGNLRAPWPEELNRRIVGLSAAVHFAPTRRAADALLAEGVPPAAVHVTGNTVIDALLWTVERERARSEHWERRHAALGSRRLVLVTGHRRENFGPGLQAVCQAIATLAKRFPDVAFLYPVHLNPHVLVPVRQMLSGRPNVHLTEPAAYPEFVWLMQRATLILTDSGGVQEEAPSLGKPVLVTRETTERPEAVEAGAAELVGTSFEAIVDRVSLLLTDEAEYARRQFAVSPYGDGQAARRIVGVLEKMRG
- a CDS encoding glycosyltransferase family 2 protein, translating into MSATASPPWRRPRRKILVVLPAYNEEANLGALLERIDQAMFEDGEDYAVIVVDDGSRDATARVAEDHARHMPVRVLRHERNQGLGATIRDGLMAAAEMAADDDIVVAMDADNTHTPGLIHSIVQRITEGNEVVIASRYRAGSYVRGVPLHRRFLSYAASLMMRVVFPTHGVRDYTCGYRGYRGRVLKDAVAKMGRGLVSEDGFQCMVDILLKLRTMGVIFGEVPLILRYDLKGGASKLRVGRTIVRTLWLALRRRLGR
- a CDS encoding methyltransferase; this encodes MTTSPFDADYYRTYYREYARQNPPRKLRFYARMVERHTAAGTPRRIHDLGCGFGDFLATLDPSWEICGSDISDHAIAQAAQRHPRGAFKVASATDRGVFPGAFGVVTAFDVLEHVADLDAVAAAVTGQLAPGGAFLFVVPVYDGLSGPIIRALDRDPTHVRKWPRRRWLGWAAKHFRVVEWLGAVRYLFPLFGYLHVTTRLLRRHTPAILVACRRNPSGRS